From a single Porites lutea chromosome 10, jaPorLute2.1, whole genome shotgun sequence genomic region:
- the LOC140951116 gene encoding uncharacterized protein produces MFQELNGDPKPEHEWLSEDHWKFLFPRLFPDSSSGLGDDQEQILEETHPSVHGSSFLAHDPDTVGTFPVLPDPAAGLVLAGSLTPAVHGSSRGLASFSGYLPPRVDSQHHSSPDNHTHHHNTPSTIFTPGRSWRYPYLSGSGLSTVTHGESHLECLFVNETATALQRNTRPSAYDAPLPVYGQETVRPVPLPHYRAAEVPISVAHGFSHHTALFDVTCPQPVYPQHYSSPYSSTHHHSGPSAIFTPERSLGSDPHPRSSGMSTVTHPPEMQEFCSPHGTLGRPMHGLQPQTTIPSASNFRCLSVSTITHPPRIQETPSPALHGLRHQSTIPDIPNLGGYGLSTYTLQPQTPELRASYGTPSLSLRELQPHHTFPDASYLSGCGLSTVTHLPGISGRSSPFGTIRPPQYELQPQSAIPGDPHRSDPATSSVTHLSVIPFPSDGTLRPPQHGTHSQNVIPGVPYRSGPVTSSVTHWPVNPGRVSPYGTLRSHPPSSQSRMSFMRGHKQNADDETDRP; encoded by the exons ATGTTTCAGGAGCTCAATGGCGATCCCAAGCCTGAACACGAGTGGCTATCAGAGGACCATTGGAAATTTTTGTTCCCACGCCTCTTTCCTGATTCTTCATCTGGCTTAGGGGACGATCAGGAGCAG ATTCTAGAAGAGACTCACCCCAGTGTTCACGGCTCATCATTCTTGGCTCACGATCCCGACACCGTAGGAACATTCCCAGTGCTTCCCGATCCTGCTG CCGGTTTGGTTTTAGCGGGATCTCTTACTCCTGCAGTGCATGGATCCAGCCGCGGTCTGGCATCCTTCAGTGGATACCTCCCTCCTCGTGTTGATTCACAGCATCACTCCTCCCCTGATAACCACACCCATCATCACAACACCCCGTCCACCATCTTTACACCTGGAAGGTCCTGGAGATATCCTTACCTCAGTGGATCTGGTCTGTCTACAGTTACACATGGCGAGTCCCATTTGGAATGTTTGTTCGTTAATGAG ACTGCGACGGCGTTGCAAAGGAACACTCGCCCCAGTGCTTACGATGCACCGCTTCCTGTTTACGGTCAAGAAACCGTAAGACCAGTTCCATTGCCTCACTATCGTGCTG CGGAGGTTCCCATTTCTGTGGCGCATGGATTCAGTCACCACACGGCGCTGTTCGATGTAACCTGCCCTCAACCTGTTTATCCACAGCATTACTCCTCCCCTTATAGCAGCACCCACCATCACAGCGGCCCATCCGCCATCTTTACTCCGGAAAGGTCCTTGGGTAGCGATCCGCATCCTCGTAGTTCTGGTATGTCTACTGTCACACATCCGCCCGAAATGCAGGAATTTTGTTCCCCTCATGGAACGCTGGGAAGGCCAATGCATGGATTACAACCACAAACTACAATTCCATCGGCGTCTAATTTTAGATGTTTGAGTGTGTCTACAATCACTCACCCACCAAgaatccaagaaacgccaagtCCAGCACTCCATGGATTGCGACACCAAAGTACAATTCCAGACATTCCGAATCTTGGTGGTTATGGTTTATCAACCTACACCCTCCAGCCACAAACCCCAGAATTACGCGCCTCATATGGAACGCCTAGTCTGTCACTGCGTGAATTGCAACCGCACCATACATTTCCAGACGCTTCTTATCTTAGTGGTTGTGGCCTGTCTACAGTCACCCACCTACCAGGTATCTCCGGACGTTCTTCCCCGTTTGGAACAATAAGACCGCCACAGTATGAACTGCAACCGCAAAGTGCAATTCCAGGCGATCCGCATCGTAGTGATCCTGCTACGTCTTCAGTCACACACCTGTCAGTAATCCCATTTCCCTCGGATGGAACCCTAAGACCCCCACAGCATGGAACGCATTCACAAAACGTAATTCCAGGCGTTCCTTATCGTAGTGGTCCCGTTACATCTTCAGTCACACACTGGCCAGTAAATCCCGGA